The following is a genomic window from Hymenobacter sp. APR13.
GGCTGAAGGTGCGCAGGCGGTAGATGGTGCGGTCGAGGCTGACGCCCTGGCGGGTGCGGGTGGGCTGGTAGGTTTTGCCCACGTACTCAAACGGCGCGTACTCGGCCGTGGAGTCGGGGAAGATGACGTTCAGGCCCGGGGCGTGGCGGTAGCTGAGCTCGTACTCCACAATCTCGCCCACGCGGGTGCCGGGCTGCAGAAACCGGCCCTGCGGCGGAGCGGCGGCCGGCTGAGCCGTGGCCAGCCCCGGCAGCAGCAGCAAGCCCGCAAGTGTGGAGAGCAACGACTTCCTACGCACGGCCGGAGCGAAGATTGCGCCGCCGGAACAGCCGGATCAGCTGGGGCAGATAGTCGGCGTTGGTGGCAATGGACAGGTATTCAGTGCGGTGGCGGCGGCAGATCTGGCTGATCTGGTCGCGGTTCTGCTCGTATGTGGCGCGGTAGCGGGCCCGGAAGGCGGCCGAGGACGTGTTGGTCCAGAGCGTGCGGCCCGACTCCTGGTCGTAGAGCGGCACGATGCCCAGTGGCGGAAATTCCTGCTCGCGCTGGTCGAGCAGCTGCACCACCACCAGGTCGTGCTTGCGGGCCAGCATGGTCAGCTCCCGCTCGTAGCCGCTGTCGATGAAATCCGAAATCAGCAGGATAATGCTGCGGCGCTTCAGCAGCCCCAGTGCCTGCTTGATGCCACCGCCCACATCCGTCTGCCCCGACTGCGGCTCCAGCGCAAACAGTTTTTTGATCAGGGAATAGGCGTGGCGCACACCCTTGCCGGGCGCCAGATACAGCTCTTTCTGGTCGGAAAAGGCCAGGATGCCCAGCTGCGCATCCTGCCGGGCGGCAGCCAGGGCCAGAATCCCGCAGATTTCGCGGCCCATATCGAGCTTGCGCAAGCCGGCGGCGCCCACCTTCTGCGAGGCACTCACATCGAAGAGCAGCAGCACCTGTTGCTCGCGCTCTTCCTTGTAGGTTTTGATGAACGTGCCGTGGCCTTTGCTGGACACGGCCCAGTCGATGGCGCGCACCTCGTCGCCGTACTGGTAGAGGCGCACGTCGTCGAATTCGAGGCCGGTGCCCTTGAAAACGGACCGAAAATTGCCCTGCAGCTGCGCATCCACCGCCTTCAGCATCCGGATTTCCACCTGCCGCAATTTGCGTACGAGCAACTGAAACGGCGTGGGCGTGGGCGTGTTCATATTGGCTAAACTACGCGAATCGTGGCAGTATTGGCGCCGAGAAGCGGCCGAACCCTTACTTTTGTAACGTGAAACTCCTGAATCCCCGTGCTTTTTCGTTGGTAGTCAGCGTGCTGCTGAGCGGCTTGGTGGCCGGCTGCCAGACGCCCGAAGAGGTGCTGCCGCCGCCGCAGCTGCTGCCGCGCGAGCAGCTGGTGAGCCTGCTCGCCGACCTGCATACGCTGGAAGCCCGCGTGGAGTCGGCTAGCCTGCACCCCGATTCGGCGCGTGCCCTGTACCTGCAGCAGCAAAAGGCGCTGTTCTGGCGCCGTGAAGTCACCGACTCGCTGTTTCAGCAGAGCTACCGCTACTACGCCAGCCACGACAAAGACCTCGACGAAATCTACGGCCTCGTCATCGACACGCTCGCTCTGCGCCAGGTGAAAATAGGCCCCGCCAAGTAAAGCGGATTGGCGGAGTAGTGGATTGGTGGATTTGCCGTACTCCACTCACCCACCATTCCACCAACCCAGCTCAGATCAGGCGGCTGCCGTTCGGGACCGGGCTGGCCAGCGCCGCCAGCACAATGTGGCCCTGCTCATCGGCGGTACCCGTCACCAGCACTTCCGACATAAACTTGCCGATCTGCTTGGGCGGGAAATTGACCACGCACAATACCTGCCGCCCCACCAGGTCGGCGGGTTGGTAGTGAAAGGTAATCTGGGCGCTGGAGTGTTTCAGGCCGATTTCCGGCCCCAGGTCAATCAGCAGCTGATACGCCGGCCGCCGCGCCGCCGGGAATTCCTGCGCCTCCACAATGGTGCCGACCCGCAGATCAACCCGTTCAAAATCAGCCCAGGAAATAGTAGACATAATTTATTTGGTGATGAGGTGATGAAGTAATGAGGTGATGGAGTGATGAGGTGATTAGGAAAAAACTTCATTCCGAGCCTGCGAGGCATCTTGACTGCTGATTCTGAGGCTTTCTGATTTCTGCACTGGCGAGATTCCCCGCAGGCTCAGAATGACGTTCCTCCCTTGTCACCTGTCACCTATCACCTGTCACCTCATCACCTCATCACCTCATCTCTCCATCCCCTCATCACCCAAAACTTACCGCGACGCAAACGACTCCAGTAAGGCCAGGCGCTGTTTGACCTGGGTTTCCCAGAACAGCTGCTTTTCCTGGTTGAGGCCGTGGTTGGATTCGGCGTCGTAGCGGGCTTCTTCGCGCTGCCAGGCCGCGAAATAGTTTTTGGTGAGGGTGTTGAACGCCGGGTTGAGGTGCTGGCAGTCCAGCTTCACGGTGCTGAGCTTCTGGCGCAGCAGGCGGGCGTGCAGCTCGGTGATGTCGAAGTGCAGCTGCTCGTGGCGCAGCAGGTTGGCCGAGGCCTTGCCGGCGTCCTGCACCCACGACTCCTGCGGCAGAAACACGGCCGTGACGGTGGAGCTGAACACGAAGTCCTTGCAGGCCACCTGCACGTCGATGTTGGCCGAGGTGAGGGCCTTCAGGCGGTCGGTGCCCATGGGGCGGGCCTTGAAGTCGGCCCAGGTGAGGGGCCGGCTGGCCGACCAGCCCAGGGTTTCCTTGGCGGGTTTGGCGGCGGGAGCAGGCGTAGTCTGGGCAGGGGAAGCAGCGGGCTGAAACAGCAGCAGCAATGGGAGCAGGAGGGAGGGCAGCGCCATAGAATGCAACAGGCAGAAAAGAAGACGTGACTAGCGCAGAAAGTACACCAAATACCGGCTTCCCGTTCCCGGCAGCTTCCCGGCCCAGCCGGTAGCAGTGGCTAAGCAGCCGACACGGCGGCGGGCCGGGCCACAGCCGCGGGCACCCGGCTGAACTGCCGGAAGCGCCAGAGCAAAGCGCCGGCCACCAGCGTGAGGCCGGTCAGCAGCCCCAGCCACACGCCCAGGCTGCCCAGGTTCAGCCAGAAACATAGGAGGTAGCCCAACGGCAGCGCAATCACCCAGTACGAGAGCAGCGCCACGATGGAAGGCACTTTCACGTCCTGCAAGCCCCGCAGCGCGCCCAGCCCCACCACCTGCAGGCCGTCGGACACCTGGAAGGCGGCGGCAATCAGCAGTAGGCTCGAGGCTTGGGCTACTACGGCCGCGTCGTGGTTGTAGAAGTGCGGGATGTAGTGCCGGAACGTCACCAGCAGCAGCCCCATAGAGCTCATAAACAGGAACGTGAGCAGGTAGGCCGCAAAGCCGGCCTGCCGCGAGCCTTCCGCGTCGCCGAGGCCGCGCAGGTTGCCTACCCGGATGGTGGCCGCCGCCGCAATGCCGCTGGCGGCCATGTAGGTCACGGAAGCCACGTTGATGGCAATCTGGTGGGCGGCCAAGGAGGTAGCACCCAGCCAGCCAATCATGATGGCCGAAAAGCTGAAGGCGCCCATCTCAAACATCATCTGCACCCCAATCGGCGAGCCCAGGCCAACGAGGCGGCGCAGGGTAGCGCCATCGGGGCGGAGCCAGTGGGAGGCGGCTTCGCGGTAGGGCCGCAGACGGGCGGCGCGCAACACGTAGGTGGCCATGAACACGGCCATCAGCACCCGCGCAATCAGGGTGGCCCAGGCAGCGCCCATCATGCCCAGGCGCGGCGCCCCAAAGTGCCCGAAAATCAGCACGTAGCACAGCAGCGCGTTCAGGGCATTGGCCATCACCGACAGGTACATGGCCTGCCGTGTGAGGCCCAGGCCCTCGGCAAACTGCTTGAAGCCCTGAAACACCATCAGCGGCAGCAACGACAGGAACAGCACCCGCACCCACGGCGCGGCCAGCGCCACCACTTCGGTTGGCTGGCGCAGGTAGCCCAGCAGCGGCGCAATCAGCAGGCCCGCGGCGGCCAGCACCACCCCGGCCATGGCGCTCAGCCACACGCCCGCCACCAGCAGGCGGCCCAGCTGCGGTATGTCGCGGCGGCCATCGGCGGCGGCCACTAGCGGCGTTATGCCCATCGAAAGGCCCAAACCCAGCACCATCACCACGGTGTTGACGCTCACGCCGAGGCTCACGGCGGCCAGCGGCACCTTGCCCGTCTGGCCCACCATCACCGAATCGCAGACGTTGACCAGCACATGGCCCAGCTGGCTGAGCACCACCGGATAGGCCAGCAGCATAAGGGGTTTGAGGTGGGGGCGAAGGGCAGTAAACGGCATGGCAGAAAGCAAACGAAGAACCGCAAAGGTAGGGCCTTCCGCCCCCGTACCTCTCAATTCCGTTTCGCGACGAGCACCGCGAGTATCCGATGCCTGCCAATGCGTGGGAACTCGCTTCGCTCGTCGCAAAACAGAATTTCGCGGTACGGCGCTAGCGCAACACCTGCGCCATGCGCCGGATGGCCTCCCGCAAATCCGGCTCCGGCACGGCATACGACAGCCGCACGAAGCCCGGCGCGCCGCAGGTAGCCCCGTCCACGACGTCCACCCCCGCGGTGCACAGGCGCGCCACCAAATCCGCTGAAGCTTGCTCGGGCGGCAGGGCCGGATCTAGGAAGGCGCGCAGATCGGGGAAGGCGTAGTAGGTGCCCAGCGGCAGATGCGGCAGCGTGCCGGGAAGACGCGCCAGGAAATCGAGGAGCAAGTGGCGGTTCGGTTGCAGGTTGGCTTGCAGTTCCTGCGTGATGCCGGGCGTGGCCTCGGTGGCGGCCAGCGCGGCCAGCTGGCTGAGTGTGGCCACGGCCCCGCCGGTGGCAAACTGCCGCGCCGTGCAGGCCTGCGCTACCACCGGCGGCGCCACCAGGTAGCCGATGTTCCAGTTCAGCAGCGCCAGCGACTTGGAAAATCCGTTCACCACCAGATGCTGCCCCAGCGGGTCGGGGAAGGAAAGCAGCGTCGGTACCGGCTCCGACCCGAACCGGATGCCGTCGTAAATCTCGTCGGCCAAAACCAGCAGCTGCGGGTGCTGCTGCGTAACGGCCAGCAGCGCCGCCAATTCCGGCTGGGTGTACACGCGGCCCGTGGGGTTGTTGGGGTTGGTGAACAGCAGCAGGCGCGTGCGCAGCCCGATGGCGGCCTGCAGCGTTTCCGGCTGAATTCGGTAATCGTCGGATGGGCTCAGGGGCAACTCGCGCAGGGTGGCGCCGGCTTGCTGAATCAGGGCGCGGAAGCCGAACCAGTTGGGCGTGAGCAGCAGTACCTCGTCGCCGCGCCGCAGCACCGTGGTCAGCAGCAGAAACAGCGCGGCTTTCGTGCCGGGCGTAACGACGATGCCTTCCTCGGCCACGGTGGCGTCCTGGGCCCGGTAGCGGTGGGCCAGCGCCTGTCGCAGCTCCGGCAGGCCCTCGGTGGGGCTGGCCGGCAGCGGCAACCGGGTGAGGGCCCGCTGCACCTGATTTGCTACCGGCTCGGGCAGGGAAAAATTGCCGTAGCCGGAAGCCAGGCTGATTAGCGGCAAATCGGAGGAAGCAGGCATAGGAGAAAGGCAGGAAGGGCCGATAAGCAGTAGCGCGAACTTTGCGGTTCGCGCCCCCGCGCCGTCCGGGTGGTGAAAACGGCGCAGGGGCGCGAACCGCAAAGTTCGCGCTACTAATCGATACGCATCATGTGGCTCATGCCCTCGCGCCGTTCGGGTGATGAGAACGGCGCGGGGGCGCGAACTGCAAATTTTGCGCTACTGATTGGTGGCTTTATACTGCCAGGCGCAACACAACGTCAGCGAAATACTGCTGATCGTCGGTGAAGAACTCGGCTACGGCCAGGCCGGCATCGGCGGCGAGGCTGCTGATCTGCGGGCGGGTGAACTTGTAGGAGTTTTCGGTATGAATCGGCTCCCAGGCAGCAAAATCGAAGCTGCGGCCCAGGGCCCCGAAATGCACCTGCTGCGCCTGTGTGGGCATCAGAAACGAGCGTACAGCGCCGGAAAGCGGGTCGTAGTCGGTGTAGTGCTGCCAAGCGGCCAGGTCGAAGTCGGCGGCTAGCTCGCGGTTGAGGCGCGTGAGCAGGTTCAGGTTGAAGGCGGCCGTCACGCCCTGCGTGTCGTCGTAGGCAGCCCGGATAAAGCGCGGGTCTTTCTGCAGGTCGAAGCCAACCAGCAGCCGGTCGTTGGGGGAAAGTGGCGCGGCCAGCTCCTGCAGAAACGCCTGGCGGTCGGCGGGCAGGAAGTTGCCGATGTTGGAGCCCAGAAACAGCACCGCCTTGCGGCCGGGCGGGCCGCCATCAGGCGCAGGGCCGCGCCGTAGTCGGCCACGATTGGCTCTACGCGCAGCGCGGGCAGCTCCTGGCGCAGGCTGGCGGCCAGCCCATCCAACGCCGCCCCCGAAATATCGACGGGCACGTAGGTGAACGAGGCGCCGGTGTCGAGCAGGTGGCGCAGCAGAATCTTGGTTTTCAGGCCGTCGCCGGCGCCCAGCTCCAGCAGGAAAAAGGGCTCCTGGGCATCCTCGGGGCGCAGCGCCGCGGCCAAGGCTTCCTGGTTCTGAGTCAGAAGGGCAAACTCGGTGCGGGTGGGGTAGTACTCGGGCAGGGCCATAATCTGCTGAAACAGGCGGCTGCCCTCATCGTCGTAGAAATACATCGACGACAGCGTTTTGGGCGTGCGCGCCAGCCCCTCGGCCACGTGTTGCTTCAGGGCTTCGAGGGCCTGGTTGGGGGTGGCGGCCTGTTGGGGCACCGGGGCGGCGTCCGTTCCGATCTGCTCAGAAGCGTAGAACGAAGGCGAGGCGGCAGCAGAAAGAGAGGTCATAAGCAGAAAACGAGCGGGAAAGCAGCCAAATGGGCCGGGAGAGAGGCAAACGAAGAACGGGGCTGCCCTCAGCGGGCCAGCCGGATACCCGTAAACTGCCAGCGCTTGTCGGCGTGGAAGAAGTTGCGGTACGTGAGGCGAATATGGCTGACCGGCGTGGCGCAGGAGCCCCCGCGCAGCACCAGCTGGTTGATCATAAACTTGCCATTGTACTCGCCCAGCGCGCCGGCGGCCCGCACGTAGCCGGGGTAGGGGTGGTAGGCCGAGTAGGTCCACTCCCAGGCGTCACCGAGCAGCTGGTGGCAGCGGGTCGGGTCGGCGTCGGTGGGCAGGGGCTGCGGGTCGAGCAGGTTGCTTTCCAGGAAGGTGCCGTGGGTGGGCGTGGCCCCGAAGTAGCGGGCGGCCACTTCCCACTCGGGCTCGGTGGGCAGGCGTGCCCCGGCCCAGTGGGCGTAGGCATCGGCCTCGTAGAAGCTGACGTGCGTGACGGGCGCGGCCATATTCACGGGTTGCAGGCCGTGGTGCGTGAAACGGTGCCACTGGCCCTCGTGCAGCGTCCAGTAGAGCGGCGCTTCCCAGCCTTGGGTCTGCACCAAATCCCAGCCTTCGCCCAACCAGTAGCGGAAATCCTGGTAGCCGCCGGCTTCCATGAAAGCCAGGTACTCGCCGTTGGTTACGAGGCGGTTCTGCAGCTCGAAGTCAGGCGTCAGCACGTCGTGGGGTGCCTGCTCGTTGTCGAAGCAGAAGCCCGAGCCCTCGTAGCCGATGCGCGACACGCCGCCCGGCACCGGCAGCCACGCCACGGCCGGCGCAGCCGGAGCGGCAACCGGGGCGGCCGAAGCCGGCAGGTAGGCCGGGGCCAGCGGGCTGGTGCTCAGGATGTATTTGATGTCGGTGGCCAGCAGCTCCTGGTGCTGCTGCTCGTGCTGCAAACCCAACTCAAACAGCTCCCGGAAGGTGTCGGGCAGCGTGTCGGGCAGCGTGTCGGCCAGCTCCAGCAGGCGGGCCATCTGGGCATCGACGTGGGCGCGGTAGCTGTACACGTCGGCTAGCGCGGGGCGGGAGAGAGTGCCCCGGTCGGCGCGGTTCACGCGCGAGCCCAGCGAGTTGTAGTAGGAGTTGAACAGGAAGGCGTACTCCGGATGGTAAACGCTGTAGCCGGGCAGGTAGGCCTTGAGCAGAAACGTCTCGAAAAACCACGTAACGTGGGCCATGTGCCACTTGGGTGGGCTCACATCAATCATGGGCTGCACCACGGTGTCTTCGGGCAGCAGCGGCTGGCAGAGCAGCACGGTGCGCTGGCGAACCTGCTGGTAGCGGTGGGCCAGCGAAGCGGCGGAAACGGCCGCGGGAGCAGCCAGGAGGGTAGTAGACATAGCGGGAAGAGTAGGGCCGGGTACTTAACTGGATTTGCGCGCCGTGGGTTTTGGGCGGTCCGCACCACCCGTATAGAACAACCCCAGCCGGGGCGTCGGTATTTACCGCACAGAGCTGGGGATTAATAGCGGAGCTCCTCCGTAGTAAGTGGTATTTTATGGTCGACACAGCGAATTAAGGCACTAAAAGACCGCCATCAAGGCTCTGGTTTGCGTTGTTTCGGTTGATCAAAAAGTTCGTCAGTTTTAGCAACCATCGAAGCGTATGCAAGTCTCTGCCCTCACAAAATCTACCACCAAATCCACCTCAACTCCAGCGGCCACCGAGCCCAAGACCAAGCGTCCGCGGGGCTTCGCGTCTATGGACCCCGAGATGCAGCGCCGCATTGCCAGCGAAGGCGGCAAGGCCTCGCACCTGAGCGGCCGTGGGCACCGTTTCACCTCAGAAGAAGCCCGTGCCGCTGGCCGCAAAGGAGGCCAGGCCACCCGCCGTCCGCAGCCAGAGGCCTAAGTAGCCGGCGCACCGCTACGCTACCCGCATTATTATGTATGAAAGCCCGCTCCTGGCACTAGTCAGGAGCGGGCTTCCGCTTTTTGCCAGACCGATGCCGCTTTTGCGCGTTATTTGCGGGCCCGTTTCATTTGTCTGGTTATGCTTGAGCTGCAGTACTCGCGCCGCACGTTGCGCTTCAACTTTCCGGCCCGCACCTCGCGTGGCGCCCTCACCGAGCATACTGCCTGGTACCTGCACCTGACCGACACCACCCGGCCCGGCCTCCAGGGCCTGGGCGAAGCTGCCCCGCTAGCCGGCCTCAGCCCCGATTTCCGGCCCGACTTCGAAGCGCGCCTGCAGGCCTTATGCGTCGCTTTCAATCAGCAGCGTTTCAATGCCGACACCGACTTGGATCCGGTGATAGCGCTATTGGAGCCCGAATGGCCCGCGTTGCGTTTCGGCCTCGAAACCGCCCTGCTCGATTTGCACCACGGCGGCCGGCGCCAGCTGTTCAGCAACCCTTTCAGCCGCGGTGAGGCCGGCGTGCCCATCAACGGGCTGGTATGGATGGGCGACGCCGCCTTCATGCGCAGCCAGATCCGCAAGAAGCTCACTGAAGGCTATTCCTGCCTGAAACTCAAAATCGGTAGCCTCGACTTTGCCACCGAGCT
Proteins encoded in this region:
- a CDS encoding DUF58 domain-containing protein encodes the protein MNTPTPTPFQLLVRKLRQVEIRMLKAVDAQLQGNFRSVFKGTGLEFDDVRLYQYGDEVRAIDWAVSSKGHGTFIKTYKEEREQQVLLLFDVSASQKVGAAGLRKLDMGREICGILALAAARQDAQLGILAFSDQKELYLAPGKGVRHAYSLIKKLFALEPQSGQTDVGGGIKQALGLLKRRSIILLISDFIDSGYERELTMLARKHDLVVVQLLDQREQEFPPLGIVPLYDQESGRTLWTNTSSAAFRARYRATYEQNRDQISQICRRHRTEYLSIATNADYLPQLIRLFRRRNLRSGRA
- a CDS encoding DUF4296 domain-containing protein; translated protein: MKLLNPRAFSLVVSVLLSGLVAGCQTPEEVLPPPQLLPREQLVSLLADLHTLEARVESASLHPDSARALYLQQQKALFWRREVTDSLFQQSYRYYASHDKDLDEIYGLVIDTLALRQVKIGPAK
- a CDS encoding tRNA-binding protein, coding for MSTISWADFERVDLRVGTIVEAQEFPAARRPAYQLLIDLGPEIGLKHSSAQITFHYQPADLVGRQVLCVVNFPPKQIGKFMSEVLVTGTADEQGHIVLAALASPVPNGSRLI
- a CDS encoding DUF922 domain-containing protein — encoded protein: MALPSLLLPLLLLFQPAASPAQTTPAPAAKPAKETLGWSASRPLTWADFKARPMGTDRLKALTSANIDVQVACKDFVFSSTVTAVFLPQESWVQDAGKASANLLRHEQLHFDITELHARLLRQKLSTVKLDCQHLNPAFNTLTKNYFAAWQREEARYDAESNHGLNQEKQLFWETQVKQRLALLESFASR
- a CDS encoding MATE family efflux transporter, yielding MPFTALRPHLKPLMLLAYPVVLSQLGHVLVNVCDSVMVGQTGKVPLAAVSLGVSVNTVVMVLGLGLSMGITPLVAAADGRRDIPQLGRLLVAGVWLSAMAGVVLAAAGLLIAPLLGYLRQPTEVVALAAPWVRVLFLSLLPLMVFQGFKQFAEGLGLTRQAMYLSVMANALNALLCYVLIFGHFGAPRLGMMGAAWATLIARVLMAVFMATYVLRAARLRPYREAASHWLRPDGATLRRLVGLGSPIGVQMMFEMGAFSFSAIMIGWLGATSLAAHQIAINVASVTYMAASGIAAAATIRVGNLRGLGDAEGSRQAGFAAYLLTFLFMSSMGLLLVTFRHYIPHFYNHDAAVVAQASSLLLIAAAFQVSDGLQVVGLGALRGLQDVKVPSIVALLSYWVIALPLGYLLCFWLNLGSLGVWLGLLTGLTLVAGALLWRFRQFSRVPAAVARPAAVSAA
- a CDS encoding pyridoxal phosphate-dependent aminotransferase, which gives rise to MPASSDLPLISLASGYGNFSLPEPVANQVQRALTRLPLPASPTEGLPELRQALAHRYRAQDATVAEEGIVVTPGTKAALFLLLTTVLRRGDEVLLLTPNWFGFRALIQQAGATLRELPLSPSDDYRIQPETLQAAIGLRTRLLLFTNPNNPTGRVYTQPELAALLAVTQQHPQLLVLADEIYDGIRFGSEPVPTLLSFPDPLGQHLVVNGFSKSLALLNWNIGYLVAPPVVAQACTARQFATGGAVATLSQLAALAATEATPGITQELQANLQPNRHLLLDFLARLPGTLPHLPLGTYYAFPDLRAFLDPALPPEQASADLVARLCTAGVDVVDGATCGAPGFVRLSYAVPEPDLREAIRRMAQVLR
- the egtB gene encoding ergothioneine biosynthesis protein EgtB, whose protein sequence is MSTTLLAAPAAVSAASLAHRYQQVRQRTVLLCQPLLPEDTVVQPMIDVSPPKWHMAHVTWFFETFLLKAYLPGYSVYHPEYAFLFNSYYNSLGSRVNRADRGTLSRPALADVYSYRAHVDAQMARLLELADTLPDTLPDTFRELFELGLQHEQQHQELLATDIKYILSTSPLAPAYLPASAAPVAAPAAPAVAWLPVPGGVSRIGYEGSGFCFDNEQAPHDVLTPDFELQNRLVTNGEYLAFMEAGGYQDFRYWLGEGWDLVQTQGWEAPLYWTLHEGQWHRFTHHGLQPVNMAAPVTHVSFYEADAYAHWAGARLPTEPEWEVAARYFGATPTHGTFLESNLLDPQPLPTDADPTRCHQLLGDAWEWTYSAYHPYPGYVRAAGALGEYNGKFMINQLVLRGGSCATPVSHIRLTYRNFFHADKRWQFTGIRLAR
- a CDS encoding KGG domain-containing protein is translated as MQVSALTKSTTKSTSTPAATEPKTKRPRGFASMDPEMQRRIASEGGKASHLSGRGHRFTSEEARAAGRKGGQATRRPQPEA